The proteins below come from a single Carassius carassius chromosome 11, fCarCar2.1, whole genome shotgun sequence genomic window:
- the LOC132152467 gene encoding mid1-interacting protein 1A-like, whose amino-acid sequence MQMSEPLGKKNSLFTAMNRFIGAVNNMDQTVMVPSLLRDVPLDQEKEEQKLTNDTGSYLRDAEGDMYSYYSQLKSIRNNIEWGFMRAEEQRRKKDTTAPEPVRTEPESDIDLEQLLQYHLKGLHGVLSKLTSQANNLTNRYKQEIGIAGWGQ is encoded by the coding sequence ATGCAGATGTCCGAACCCCTCGGCAAGAAGAACTCTCTGTTCACGGCAATGAACCGCTTCATCGGCGCCGTCAACAACATGGATCAGACGGTCATGGTGCCGAGTCTGCTGAGAGATGTGCCACTGGACCAAGAGAAAGAGGAGCAGAAGCTAACCAACGACACGGGTAGCTATCTGCGGGATGCTGAGGGCGACATGTACAGCTATTACAGCCAGCTCAAGTCAATCCGAAACAACATCGAATGGGGCTTCATGCGCGCAGAGGAGCAGAGGCGCAAGAAAGACACGACAGCGCCGGAGCCAGTGCGCACAGAGCCGGAGAGCGACATCGATCTGGAGCAGCTCCTGCAGTACCACCTGAAGGGCTTGCATGGGGTGCTGTCCAAACTGACGAGCCAAGCCAACAACCTGACCAACCGATACAAGCAGGAGATTGGCATTGCTGGCTGGGGACAGTGA
- the LOC132152468 gene encoding ornithine transcarbamylase, mitochondrial-like, with the protein MFAFKNRIYYSLKFAKCCQSKNFSVGKASLNSVNLKGRSFLTLKDFNAEEIKHILWVSADLKNRIKHRGEYVPVLQGKSIAMIFEKRSTRTRMSTETGFSLLGGHPCFLTPQDIHLGVNESTTDTARVLSGLADIVLARVYSHSSLEHLDKEASIPIINGLSDLYHPIQILADLLTLQEHYGSLKGLTLAWIGDGNNVLHSFMMSLAKLGVNLKVATPKGYEPDANVTQEAQLLSKQFGTKLQFLTDPMEAAQDSSVLVTDTWVSMGQEEEKKRRLKDFHGYQITMQTGSVAAPDWTFLHCLPRKAEEVDDEVFYSPRSLVFTEAENRKWTIMGLMVCILTDYTPRIPKLKF; encoded by the exons ATGTTTGCTTTTAAAAACAGAATATATTACAGTCTGAAATTTGCAAAATGTTGCCAAAGCAAGAATTTTAG CGTGGGAAAAGCATCTTTAAACAGTGTTAACCTGAAGGGTCGCAGCTTTCTAACACTGAAGgattttaatgcagaggaaattaAACATATCCTGTGGGTTTCTGCTGACCTTAAGAATCGAATAAAGCACAGGGGCGAG tatgtccCAGTACTTCAAGGCAAATCTATTGCCATGATATTTGAGAAGCGGAGCACTAGGACCCGCATGTCCACTGAAACAG ggTTTTCTCTGTTGGGTGGCCATCCATGTTTTCTCACACCCCAGGATATTCATCTAGGAGTCAATGAGAGCACCACAGACACAGCCAG GGTGCTCTCTGGTTTGGCAGATATCGTGTTAGCTCGGGTGTATAGTCACTCATCTCTGGAGCACCTCGACAAAGAGGCTTCTATACCAATCATCAATGGCCTGTCTGACCTCTACCACCCTATACAGATTCTGGCTGACCTACTAACACTACAg GAGCACTATGGCTCATTAAAAGGCCTCACTTTAGCTTGGATAGGTGATGGAAACAACGTTCTTCACTCCTTTATGATGTCATTGGCTAAACTAGGTGTCAATCTAAAAGTGGCCACACCCAAG GGTTATGAGCCAGATGCTAATGTCACTCAAGAGGCTCAGCTTCTGTCGAAGCAG TTTGGTACCAAATTGCAATTCCTGACGGATCCCATGGAGGCAGCACAGGACAGTAGTGTGCTGGTAACTGACACTTGGGTGAGCATGGGCCAAGAGGAGGAGAAGAAGAGGAGACTAAAAGATTTCCATGGTTACCAGATCACCATGCAG ACAGGAAGTGTGGCTGCACCAGACTGGACATTTCTGCACTGTCTCCCACGTAAAGCAGAGGAAGTAGATGATGAAGTTTTCTACTCACCACGTTCCCTTGTGTTCACAGAGGCTGAAAACCGCAAGTGGACCATTATG GGTTTGATGGTGTGCATCCTGACAGACTATACGCCACGAATTCCAAAACtcaaattttaa
- the LOC132152996 gene encoding sushi repeat-containing protein SRPX-like isoform X1, whose product MDNWTCVYMIVALQLSGSFAYDGSGYWPYTDDEDVRYTGAPWCAPVKVKHGHVSCQTPRGERNKNVLGTRCKIRCKTGYEMHGSSEILCMASKQWSGNYACREVRCPKLAMPSNGGYKCSDGSYFNSRCQFFCSTGYTLRGDLSATCQSSRTWSGGNSVCVDVDPPVIKCTNIKEKTAEPGKLTAKVTWDTPEGKDTADGILTDVILKGKPSGSHFPEGNHKLSYTVFDRAENKATCRFNVRVRVHRCTPLSVPDNGWMKCDSAGDNYGATCEFRCLGGYELRGSAARVCQFNMEWSGLETSCAPMNINVGVRSAAALLDQFYEKRRILIISTPSAANHYYRFQMTNLQQAQCGLDLRHVTVIELVGVYPAQIGRIRHRLIPPALALQLRLLLQLSQNSFNMVLLDKQGVDKERYTFPITAAEIFTTIDTFPLRTEEVTLQKEAGQSC is encoded by the exons ATGGACAACTGGACGTGTGTGTATATGATAGTGGCACTTCAACTGTCCGGGAGTTTCGCATATGACG GCTCTGGATACTGGCCGTACACTGATGATGAAGATGTGCGATACACAG GTGCTCCATGGTGTGCCCCAGTGAAGGTTAAACATGGTCATGTCAGCTGCCAGACACCACGCGGAGAACGTAATAAGAATGTTCTGGGAACTCGGTGCAAGATCCGCTGTAAGACGGGCTACGAGATGCACGGCAGCAGTGAGATCCTCTGTATGGCCAGCAAACAGTGGTCAGGAAACTACGCTTGCAGAG AAGTCCGCTGTCCTAAACTGGCCATGCCATCTAACGGAGGTTATAAGTGTTCAGACGGATCATACTTCAACTCCCGCTGCCAGTTTTTCTGCTCAACGGGATACACACTTCGAGGAGACCTCAGTGCCACCTGCCAAAGCAGCAGAACGTGGAGTGGGggcaacagtgtgtgtgtgg ATGTGGATCCCCCAGTTATTAAGTGTACTAATATAAAGGAGAAGACCGCTGAACCAGGGAAACTCACCGCCAAAGTGACATGGGACACCCCAGAGGGCAAAGACACAGCAGATGGCATCCTAACAGA TGTTATACTGAAAGGAAAGCCGTCAGGCTCGCACTTCCCAGAAGGGAATCATAAATTATCATACACTGTGTTTGACCGTGCTGAGAACAAGGCGACCTGCAGGTTCAATGTCCGAGTGAGAG TGCATCGCTGTACTCCTCTCTCTGTCCCTGACAATGGCTGGATGAAATGTGACAGCGCGGGTGATAATTACGGGGCCACGTGTGAGTTCCGCTGTCTGGGCGGCTATGAGCTGAGGGGCAGCGCCGCCAGAGTCTGCCAGTTTAACATGGAGTGGTCTGGCCTGGAGACGTCCTGTGCTC ccATGAATATTAATGTTGGTGTGCGGTCTGCTGCTGCATTACTGGACCAGTTCTATGAGAAACGTCGTATTCTGATAATCTCCACCCCTTCAGCTGCCAATCACTACTACAGATTCCAAATGACTAATTTACAG caAGCCCAGTGTGGTCTGGACTTGAGACATGTGACAGTGATTGAGTTGGTGGGGGTTTATCCAGCTCAGATCGGCCGCATCAGACACAGACTCATCCCTCCAGCACTAGCTCTACAGCTCAG GTTGCTGCTGCAGCTGTCTCAGAACTCATTTAACATGGTGCTGCTGGACAAACAGGGAGTGGATAAGGAGCGCTACACTTTCCCCATCACCGCAGCAGAAATCTTTACCACCATTGACACGTTTCCGCTCCGCACTGAGGAGGTCACACTACAGAAAGAGGCTGGACAGAGCTGctag
- the LOC132152996 gene encoding sushi repeat-containing protein SRPX-like isoform X2: MDNWTCVYMIVALQLSGSFAYDGAPWCAPVKVKHGHVSCQTPRGERNKNVLGTRCKIRCKTGYEMHGSSEILCMASKQWSGNYACREVRCPKLAMPSNGGYKCSDGSYFNSRCQFFCSTGYTLRGDLSATCQSSRTWSGGNSVCVDVDPPVIKCTNIKEKTAEPGKLTAKVTWDTPEGKDTADGILTDVILKGKPSGSHFPEGNHKLSYTVFDRAENKATCRFNVRVRVHRCTPLSVPDNGWMKCDSAGDNYGATCEFRCLGGYELRGSAARVCQFNMEWSGLETSCAPMNINVGVRSAAALLDQFYEKRRILIISTPSAANHYYRFQMTNLQQAQCGLDLRHVTVIELVGVYPAQIGRIRHRLIPPALALQLRLLLQLSQNSFNMVLLDKQGVDKERYTFPITAAEIFTTIDTFPLRTEEVTLQKEAGQSC, translated from the exons ATGGACAACTGGACGTGTGTGTATATGATAGTGGCACTTCAACTGTCCGGGAGTTTCGCATATGACG GTGCTCCATGGTGTGCCCCAGTGAAGGTTAAACATGGTCATGTCAGCTGCCAGACACCACGCGGAGAACGTAATAAGAATGTTCTGGGAACTCGGTGCAAGATCCGCTGTAAGACGGGCTACGAGATGCACGGCAGCAGTGAGATCCTCTGTATGGCCAGCAAACAGTGGTCAGGAAACTACGCTTGCAGAG AAGTCCGCTGTCCTAAACTGGCCATGCCATCTAACGGAGGTTATAAGTGTTCAGACGGATCATACTTCAACTCCCGCTGCCAGTTTTTCTGCTCAACGGGATACACACTTCGAGGAGACCTCAGTGCCACCTGCCAAAGCAGCAGAACGTGGAGTGGGggcaacagtgtgtgtgtgg ATGTGGATCCCCCAGTTATTAAGTGTACTAATATAAAGGAGAAGACCGCTGAACCAGGGAAACTCACCGCCAAAGTGACATGGGACACCCCAGAGGGCAAAGACACAGCAGATGGCATCCTAACAGA TGTTATACTGAAAGGAAAGCCGTCAGGCTCGCACTTCCCAGAAGGGAATCATAAATTATCATACACTGTGTTTGACCGTGCTGAGAACAAGGCGACCTGCAGGTTCAATGTCCGAGTGAGAG TGCATCGCTGTACTCCTCTCTCTGTCCCTGACAATGGCTGGATGAAATGTGACAGCGCGGGTGATAATTACGGGGCCACGTGTGAGTTCCGCTGTCTGGGCGGCTATGAGCTGAGGGGCAGCGCCGCCAGAGTCTGCCAGTTTAACATGGAGTGGTCTGGCCTGGAGACGTCCTGTGCTC ccATGAATATTAATGTTGGTGTGCGGTCTGCTGCTGCATTACTGGACCAGTTCTATGAGAAACGTCGTATTCTGATAATCTCCACCCCTTCAGCTGCCAATCACTACTACAGATTCCAAATGACTAATTTACAG caAGCCCAGTGTGGTCTGGACTTGAGACATGTGACAGTGATTGAGTTGGTGGGGGTTTATCCAGCTCAGATCGGCCGCATCAGACACAGACTCATCCCTCCAGCACTAGCTCTACAGCTCAG GTTGCTGCTGCAGCTGTCTCAGAACTCATTTAACATGGTGCTGCTGGACAAACAGGGAGTGGATAAGGAGCGCTACACTTTCCCCATCACCGCAGCAGAAATCTTTACCACCATTGACACGTTTCCGCTCCGCACTGAGGAGGTCACACTACAGAAAGAGGCTGGACAGAGCTGctag